One window from the genome of Streptomyces sp. NBC_00287 encodes:
- a CDS encoding AIM24 family protein yields MQSPLFAYNDQQSQERWSLQSKQMLRLTLEGHDDILARKGTMVAYQGLVEFDAEYQGSGQSRARAHTGEGLDLMRCHGQGTVYLANLKQHIHMVDVEQDGLTVDSSYVLAMDSSLHHEVIAVDSLYGISGSGKYQLNITGRGKVALMTSGMPLMMQVTPDKYVNCDADAIVAWSTSLRVQMQAQTHSSGVWRRRGNTGEGWELSFMGSGYALVQPSELLPPQNAQVGSGLAAQYGMGQQGARGQNQGNVWS; encoded by the coding sequence ATGCAGAGCCCGCTTTTCGCCTACAACGACCAGCAGTCCCAGGAGCGTTGGAGCCTGCAGAGCAAGCAGATGCTCCGGCTCACCCTGGAGGGCCACGACGACATCCTCGCCCGCAAGGGCACGATGGTCGCCTACCAGGGGCTCGTCGAGTTCGACGCCGAGTACCAGGGCAGCGGACAGTCACGCGCGCGTGCCCACACCGGGGAGGGCCTGGACCTCATGCGCTGCCACGGGCAGGGCACGGTCTACCTCGCCAACCTCAAGCAGCACATCCACATGGTGGATGTGGAGCAGGACGGGCTGACCGTCGACAGCAGCTATGTGCTGGCCATGGACTCCTCGCTGCACCACGAGGTCATCGCCGTGGACAGCCTGTACGGCATCTCCGGCTCCGGTAAGTACCAGCTCAACATCACCGGCCGCGGCAAGGTCGCCCTGATGACCTCCGGCATGCCGCTGATGATGCAGGTCACCCCGGACAAGTACGTCAACTGCGACGCCGACGCGATCGTCGCCTGGTCCACCAGCCTGCGCGTCCAGATGCAGGCCCAGACGCACTCCTCCGGGGTGTGGCGGCGCCGCGGCAACACCGGTGAGGGCTGGGAGCTCAGCTTCATGGGCAGCGGCTACGCGCTCGTGCAGCCCAGCGAACTGCTGCCACCGCAGAACGCCCAGGTCGGCTCGGGCCTCGCCGCGCAGTAC
- a CDS encoding AIM24 family protein — protein sequence MNQPLAGYAPAPVTARMENHGNHMLKVAMQTGNDLLARVGSMVAYEGFVQYEPNPPAVRQIAKDWMTGEGAPLMKCSGDGLLYLADYGANVVVINLNGDGISVNATNLLAFDAHLTWGVERVKGLAKFAGQGLWNTKISGQGWVALTSRGKPIVVDCGGGENETYVDPDALVAWSPNLKVKGKRSFKAQSLIGRGSGEAYQMAFSGQGIVVVQPSEDSTDRLRVRG from the coding sequence ATGAACCAGCCACTCGCGGGCTACGCCCCCGCACCGGTCACCGCCCGCATGGAGAACCACGGCAACCACATGCTGAAGGTCGCCATGCAGACCGGGAACGACCTCCTCGCGCGCGTGGGGTCGATGGTCGCCTATGAAGGCTTCGTCCAGTACGAGCCCAACCCGCCGGCCGTGCGCCAGATCGCCAAGGACTGGATGACCGGCGAGGGCGCACCCCTGATGAAGTGCTCCGGCGACGGACTGCTCTACCTCGCCGACTACGGCGCGAACGTCGTCGTGATCAACCTCAACGGCGACGGCATCTCCGTCAACGCCACCAACCTGCTCGCCTTCGACGCGCATCTGACATGGGGCGTCGAGCGGGTGAAGGGCCTGGCGAAGTTCGCCGGACAGGGTCTGTGGAACACCAAGATCTCCGGGCAGGGCTGGGTCGCGCTGACCTCCCGGGGCAAGCCGATCGTCGTCGACTGCGGCGGCGGCGAGAACGAGACGTACGTCGACCCGGACGCGCTTGTCGCCTGGTCCCCGAACCTCAAGGTGAAGGGCAAGCGCAGCTTCAAGGCACAGTCGCTGATCGGCCGGGGCAGCGGCGAGGCCTACCAGATGGCCTTCTCCGGCCAGGGCATCGTCGTCGTCCAGCCCAGCGAGGACAGCACCGACCGCCTCCGAGTCCGGGGCTGA